AGGCGACGGCGAACTCACTGGAGTTGCGCTTGAGATTCCGGCGAAAGTAACGGTAACTCTTGATCTGAAGAAAGGGTATTCAATTGGTTGGCCTCGGATTGTGAGCGATGATTTCATTATGGTGGCTGGCAGTGCAAGACCGCTAGACGCGGCAGCGCGCATCGCCTGGGTGGAACTCATAGACTGGATGGTAGCCGATTATGGATTTGATCGGATGAGAGCGTATCACTTCCTCGGGCAGGTTGGACAGATGCGATTGGGCAATATGGTGGATCCGAAATTTACTATGGTCGCGAAGTGTCCGCGGAAGTATTTGTCGTGAGCAGTTAAAACACATTGTTGAATTATGGTAGATTTTAGAATTACTTGGACACTCCAAATACACAGTCAACCCCCTAAATCCGCCAACTCCCCTGACAAGGGTTTCCCCCTGATAAGGGGGGCTAGGGGGTTAGGGGATCTTCTCCCTTGTCTTTCCCCTCTTATCAGAGGTAAGTCCTAGAATTGAGCCATTATGCGAAAAAAGGAGACTATTGGATATGCTTGCCAGAGTTTTGAGCAGCGCTGTGATGGGGATTAACGCTTATATCGTCGAGGTCGAGTTAGATATTTCCGATGGATTGCCCGCTTTCGCAACGGTTGGTCTTCCAGATAATGCTGTCAAAGAGAGCCGAGAGCGCGTCACCGCTGCGATTAAGAATTCGGGGTTCTACTTTCCGCCCAGCCGAATTACAGCCAATCTCGCTCCCGCCGATGTTCGGAAAGAGGGTTCTGCATTCGATCTGCCCATTGCGTTGGGTGTGATGACAGCGACTGGACAGATTCAAACTGACAATCTTGAGCGGATGTTGGTTCTGGGTGAGCTAGCGCTCGATGGGAGTGTTCGGTCGGTGCCTGGCTGCTTGCCGATGGCAGCCATTGCGAAAGAGAATCAGTTCAAGGGTGTTATTCTGCCGAAGGCGAATGCGAAAGAAGCAGCGGTTATTGAGGGCTTGGCGGTTTATCCGGTAGAGTCCTTGCAGGGAGCGGTTGAACACCTGAACGGACAAAATACAATCCCACCCTTCCAATACAACATTCGGGAATCATTTGGCCAGCATTCAGCGTATCCCGTAGATTTTGTCGATGTCAAGGGACAGGAACATGTCAAACGGGCGATTGAAGTCGCCGCAGCGGGTGGGCATAACCTCATCATGATCGGTCCTCCCGGTTCCGGTAAGACCATGATTGCCAAACGTATTCCGACCATTCTGCCGGATATGACGCTGGAGGAAGCATTAGAGACGACGAAAATTCATAGCATTATGGGACTGCTTGGAAACGATGTCCCATTGATAGCGACGCGACCTTATCGTTCGCCTCATCACACAATCTCGGATGCTGGACTGATTGGCGGTGGCAAGTTTCCACGTCCCGGTGAGGTGAGTCTTTCTCATCACGGCGTTCTGTTCTTAGACGAATTGCCCGAATTCCGCAAGAACGTCTTAGAAGTGATGCGCCAACCACTTGAGGATGGACGGGTAGCAATCGCCCGCGCCGCCGCATCCTATACCTATCCCGCTAATTTTATGCTTGTCGCAGCAATGAATCCGTGTCCATGCGGTTTTTTCGGGGATCCCAGCCGTGAATGTCGATGTTCGCGACAGCAGATCCAAAATTACATCTCCCGCATTTCAGGTCCCTTACTGGATCGAATCGATCTACAGGTAGAGGTCCCAGCGGTCAAGTATAGAGATTTGGCAAGTGATTTTTCAGGCGAACCATCGGCGAGTATCCGTGAACGGGTACAGCGGGCACGACATATCCAGCAGGACCGTTTTACGCGGGCGCCCATTTATTGCAACGCCAATATGGAATCCCGCCATCTCCGCGAGTTCTGCAAAGTTGAAGACGCCGCACAGGAGCTGCTGCGCGTTGCCATCACACAGTTGGGTTTGAGCGCTCGTGCCTATGACCGCATCTTGAAAGTCGCGCGG
The sequence above is drawn from the Candidatus Poribacteria bacterium genome and encodes:
- a CDS encoding YifB family Mg chelatase-like AAA ATPase — its product is MLARVLSSAVMGINAYIVEVELDISDGLPAFATVGLPDNAVKESRERVTAAIKNSGFYFPPSRITANLAPADVRKEGSAFDLPIALGVMTATGQIQTDNLERMLVLGELALDGSVRSVPGCLPMAAIAKENQFKGVILPKANAKEAAVIEGLAVYPVESLQGAVEHLNGQNTIPPFQYNIRESFGQHSAYPVDFVDVKGQEHVKRAIEVAAAGGHNLIMIGPPGSGKTMIAKRIPTILPDMTLEEALETTKIHSIMGLLGNDVPLIATRPYRSPHHTISDAGLIGGGKFPRPGEVSLSHHGVLFLDELPEFRKNVLEVMRQPLEDGRVAIARAAASYTYPANFMLVAAMNPCPCGFFGDPSRECRCSRQQIQNYISRISGPLLDRIDLQVEVPAVKYRDLASDFSGEPSASIRERVQRARHIQQDRFTRAPIYCNANMESRHLREFCKVEDAAQELLRVAITQLGLSARAYDRILKVARTIADLADSPTIEAEHISEAIQYRSLDRSFWN